In the genome of Croceimicrobium hydrocarbonivorans, one region contains:
- a CDS encoding GWxTD domain-containing protein produces the protein MYKRLVFALLFVGLWQCRGPEGLQTNNLSYLYNKQEVGLRPKFNIHPISDTLFEVHYQVQSDNFLFSRPTDESDYEARIKIEYRLLPSIESTTLLDSGWVHIDHRVPKVKNEILEGQFNLHMPEDLEKAMLYLKVYDLNRGSSQANFQWINNSNYNSPSYFELLDSNDRLLFKSHIPAGLPFKIRHCLLDNKEIYVSHYRREFPLALPPYSSSQDESFDIKPDTTFLVPTNHLLSFREPGFYHFRLDTSQWQGFTVQYFYPGFPLVGNHQQMAEPLRYLTTQKEYAEMQALMNQPEALRKWIDDFWIRKGGSSERAKSLVAAYYQRVEEANKHFSSYLEGWKTDRGIVYIIYGPPNAVYRSSTGEAWVYGNENSSLSYYFNFLHLDNPFSDNDYSMERSNQYRYGWGQAIEAWRRGHIYNSKDIRREQDDYDQLQYRSRSPMWY, from the coding sequence ATGTATAAAAGATTAGTGTTTGCTTTACTATTTGTAGGACTCTGGCAATGCCGGGGCCCCGAAGGCTTGCAAACCAATAATCTTTCCTATCTCTATAATAAACAGGAAGTGGGCTTACGCCCGAAGTTTAATATTCATCCTATTAGTGATACGCTCTTTGAAGTGCATTATCAGGTACAAAGCGACAACTTCCTTTTCTCTCGTCCTACCGACGAATCCGATTATGAGGCTCGTATAAAAATTGAATACCGCCTCTTGCCATCTATCGAAAGCACTACCCTCTTAGACAGTGGCTGGGTGCATATCGATCATCGGGTTCCCAAAGTGAAAAATGAAATTCTGGAAGGGCAATTCAATTTACATATGCCGGAGGATCTTGAAAAAGCCATGCTTTATTTAAAGGTTTACGATCTCAATCGCGGTAGCAGTCAGGCTAATTTCCAGTGGATTAACAATAGTAATTACAATTCTCCCAGCTATTTCGAATTATTGGATAGCAATGATCGCTTGCTTTTTAAAAGCCATATTCCAGCAGGATTGCCTTTTAAAATCCGTCATTGCTTATTAGATAATAAGGAGATTTATGTAAGCCATTACCGACGCGAATTCCCATTGGCCTTGCCGCCTTATTCCAGCAGTCAGGATGAATCCTTTGATATTAAACCTGACACTACTTTTTTGGTTCCCACCAATCATTTGTTGAGTTTCAGAGAACCAGGCTTTTACCATTTCCGTTTAGATACCAGTCAGTGGCAGGGCTTTACCGTTCAATATTTCTATCCGGGCTTTCCACTGGTTGGAAATCATCAACAAATGGCCGAACCCCTGCGCTATCTCACTACGCAAAAAGAGTATGCTGAGATGCAAGCTTTAATGAATCAGCCGGAAGCCTTGAGAAAGTGGATTGATGATTTTTGGATTCGCAAAGGGGGTAGTTCAGAAAGAGCTAAATCTTTGGTAGCAGCATATTACCAAAGAGTGGAAGAAGCTAATAAGCATTTTAGCTCCTATCTAGAAGGTTGGAAAACCGACCGTGGCATTGTTTACATTATCTATGGACCACCCAATGCGGTATATCGTTCCTCCACTGGTGAGGCCTGGGTATATGGTAATGAGAACTCTTCCCTCTCCTATTATTTCAATTTCTTGCATTTAGATAATCCTTTCAGCGATAACGACTATTCGATGGAACGATCCAATCAGTATCGTTATGGCTGGGGTCAAGCAATTGAAGCCTGGCGCCGAGGGCATATCTACAACTCGAAAGATATTCGTCGCGAACAAGATGACTATGACCAACTCCAATACCGAAGCCGATCTCCTATGTGGTATTAG
- a CDS encoding BamA/TamA family outer membrane protein, protein MAGRLLSIFVLFMLSLVLKAQDYSVISPKASWTRELEQTLQDSLNPTQLRWKIQEAGFWLHYWKGDSLYSGNKLEIGELKILNGSDSLDYKHPDALALNDSNFRIVLSRKLRQQSNLGYPFAAFRLMDYQVIDDHLNARLQLDSGPFIQFDSIVVLGYDDIHLPLLYQEINWQKASPYSDLYLQNLQDYIGRTAYLQMERAPAVAFFPNKARLYLYLKKRSSNLINGVLGLNTDDEGNTQLTGDFQLKLLNLFNRGEGIELRWQSPGAQAQEFELGFRYPYLFNSPLGLAAQIEIFRQDSSFVRQEFNLNLPYRLAQAAHFSLGLTYFSSEPLGIADDSRLIKSVQTLRFNLGFDIDRRNDAIVARKGYALELSLGSGQRQSEGVESRQFAWHSNFQYFAPYKRWVWHQEIQSAGLSGPNLQDNEVFRLGGLRSLRGFNEWTFFSPAYGILRSELRYMLGSYDYLSAFADLGFAERQALNRGLWDRHSGIGLGLNFQTKGGIFSLFLAVGQSNLDSYDFRAGKIHLAYVNRF, encoded by the coding sequence ATGGCAGGTCGACTTCTAAGCATATTTGTGCTTTTTATGCTAAGCTTGGTTCTAAAAGCCCAGGACTATAGCGTCATTAGCCCCAAAGCCAGTTGGACGCGTGAGCTGGAACAAACCCTGCAAGACAGCCTCAACCCCACACAATTACGCTGGAAAATTCAAGAAGCGGGATTTTGGCTACACTATTGGAAGGGCGACAGCCTTTACAGCGGCAACAAGCTGGAAATTGGTGAATTGAAAATCCTAAATGGAAGTGATAGTTTAGACTACAAACATCCGGATGCACTGGCCTTAAACGATTCCAATTTTCGGATTGTACTAAGTCGGAAATTAAGACAACAATCCAATTTGGGATATCCTTTTGCTGCCTTTCGGCTGATGGATTATCAGGTTATTGATGATCATTTAAACGCTCGATTGCAATTAGATTCCGGTCCCTTTATTCAGTTCGATTCCATTGTTGTTTTAGGCTATGATGATATACACCTGCCTCTGCTCTATCAGGAAATCAATTGGCAAAAAGCTAGCCCTTACAGCGATCTCTACCTTCAAAACTTACAGGATTATATCGGTCGAACGGCCTACCTTCAAATGGAAAGAGCCCCGGCGGTAGCCTTTTTCCCCAATAAAGCTCGACTCTATTTATATTTAAAAAAACGCAGTTCCAATCTTATTAATGGGGTTTTAGGCCTCAATACCGATGACGAAGGAAACACGCAATTAACCGGTGATTTTCAACTAAAACTACTTAACCTCTTTAATCGTGGAGAAGGTATTGAACTGCGTTGGCAAAGCCCGGGAGCCCAGGCACAGGAATTTGAATTGGGTTTTCGATATCCCTACCTATTTAATAGCCCTTTAGGATTAGCGGCCCAAATTGAAATCTTTCGCCAAGACAGCAGTTTTGTACGTCAGGAGTTTAATCTGAATCTACCCTATCGATTGGCTCAAGCGGCTCACTTTAGCTTAGGCCTTACGTATTTTAGTTCCGAGCCCTTGGGAATAGCCGATGACAGTCGTTTAATCAAATCGGTGCAAACCCTTCGTTTTAACCTGGGCTTTGATATTGACCGACGCAACGATGCTATTGTAGCACGTAAAGGCTATGCTTTGGAATTAAGCCTAGGCAGTGGTCAAAGGCAAAGTGAAGGGGTGGAAAGTCGGCAATTCGCCTGGCATTCCAATTTTCAATATTTTGCCCCCTATAAGCGCTGGGTTTGGCATCAGGAAATTCAAAGTGCAGGCTTAAGCGGACCAAATTTGCAAGACAATGAAGTTTTTCGACTCGGCGGATTGCGAAGCTTAAGAGGTTTTAATGAATGGACCTTTTTTAGTCCGGCCTATGGAATTCTTCGTTCCGAGTTGCGCTATATGTTAGGCTCTTACGACTATCTTAGTGCTTTCGCTGATTTGGGATTTGCCGAAAGACAGGCTCTGAACCGAGGATTATGGGATCGACACAGTGGCATTGGCTTAGGCCTGAACTTTCAAACGAAAGGAGGAATTTTCTCGTTATTTCTGGCAGTGGGTCAGAGTAATTTGGATAGCTACGATTTCAGAGCTGGAAAAATTCACCTCGCCTATGTAAACCGTTTCTAA
- a CDS encoding uracil-DNA glycosylase: MPIVVFYQDLLQQAHPSWRPFLEFEFKKDYFQELLRKINSINSTIPIYPPSSLWFKAFEFFPMEECKVVILGQDPYHGPGQAHGLAFSVPTGMAFPPSLRNIFKELHADLNIPAPFSGDLSPWAKQGVLLLNASLSVEDGKAGAHLNWGWETFTDALIEYLANSQKSIVFILWGKYAQGKKKFIPAEKHFILEGVHPSPLSAHRGFFGSKPFSQANQFLEKQGSKAIQWQVDF, encoded by the coding sequence ATGCCGATTGTGGTATTCTATCAGGACCTTCTCCAACAGGCACATCCTTCCTGGCGTCCTTTTTTGGAGTTTGAATTTAAAAAGGATTATTTCCAAGAACTCTTGCGAAAAATTAATAGCATTAATTCTACAATTCCTATTTATCCTCCCAGCAGCTTATGGTTTAAAGCGTTCGAATTTTTCCCAATGGAAGAATGTAAGGTGGTTATTTTAGGCCAAGACCCTTATCACGGCCCAGGGCAAGCGCATGGTTTAGCCTTCTCGGTTCCTACTGGAATGGCCTTCCCTCCTTCCTTGAGAAATATTTTTAAAGAATTGCATGCTGACCTTAATATCCCCGCTCCCTTTAGTGGTGATCTAAGTCCATGGGCAAAGCAAGGAGTATTATTGCTTAATGCTAGTTTAAGTGTAGAAGATGGCAAGGCCGGAGCGCATCTGAATTGGGGTTGGGAAACCTTTACCGATGCACTCATCGAATACCTAGCCAATAGTCAAAAATCGATTGTATTTATTCTGTGGGGTAAATATGCCCAGGGCAAGAAAAAATTCATTCCCGCCGAAAAACATTTTATTCTGGAGGGCGTTCATCCCTCACCCTTATCGGCCCACCGAGGCTTTTTTGGTAGTAAACCCTTTTCCCAAGCCAATCAATTTCTCGAAAAACAAGGTTCTAAGGCTATTCAATGGCAGGTCGACTTCTAA
- the lipA gene encoding lipoyl synthase gives MSEVLEAKSPVREKGAISTGKPKWLRVKLPTGQNYKKVRSLVQNYDLHTICESGNCPNMGECWGEGTATFMILGNVCTRSCGFCAVATGRPDTVDWDEPERVARSVKLMKVKHCVLTSVDRDDLRDGGSIIWKETVQAVRRMSPGTTMETLIPDFKGEWHNIDRIVEAAPEIVSHNMETVRRLTRQVRIQAQYDRSLAVLRYLKDQGLPRTKSGIMLGLGEKEEEVIQSLKDLREAKVDIVTLGQYLQPTPKHLPVQEFVRPEQFEKYKEIGLDMGFRYVESGPLVRSSYHAERHMF, from the coding sequence ATGAGTGAAGTTTTAGAAGCAAAATCTCCTGTTCGGGAGAAGGGGGCTATTAGCACGGGCAAACCTAAATGGTTGCGCGTAAAATTGCCCACCGGACAGAATTATAAAAAGGTACGCAGTCTGGTACAGAACTACGATTTGCATACCATCTGCGAAAGCGGAAATTGCCCGAATATGGGCGAATGTTGGGGAGAGGGTACAGCCACCTTTATGATTTTAGGCAATGTTTGTACCCGCAGTTGTGGTTTTTGTGCCGTGGCAACGGGTCGCCCGGATACCGTAGATTGGGATGAGCCCGAAAGAGTGGCGCGCTCCGTAAAATTGATGAAGGTTAAGCATTGCGTGCTTACTTCGGTAGACCGTGATGATTTGCGGGATGGTGGCTCCATTATATGGAAAGAAACCGTGCAAGCGGTACGCCGAATGAGTCCGGGAACTACCATGGAAACCTTGATTCCCGACTTTAAAGGCGAATGGCATAATATCGATCGTATCGTAGAAGCGGCTCCCGAAATTGTGTCTCACAATATGGAAACCGTGCGCCGCTTAACTCGTCAGGTACGTATTCAGGCTCAGTACGATCGCAGTTTGGCTGTACTCCGATATTTGAAAGATCAGGGCTTGCCACGCACTAAATCGGGTATTATGCTCGGCTTAGGCGAAAAAGAAGAAGAAGTTATACAGTCATTAAAAGACTTAAGAGAGGCCAAGGTTGACATCGTTACTCTTGGTCAATATTTGCAACCTACTCCAAAGCATCTCCCTGTACAAGAGTTTGTTAGACCGGAGCAGTTTGAGAAGTACAAAGAAATTGGCCTGGATATGGGCTTCCGTTATGTTGAAAGTGGACCTTTGGTTCGATCTTCCTATCATGCGGAAAGACACATGTTTTAA
- a CDS encoding T9SS type A sorting domain-containing protein, whose amino-acid sequence MPKTLLLFVVCLFGGSLMAQSSSIQPNTGSQGQTLPIIISGQNTQFQSGSATVQLQYSQGSFTISQGSITGFSNIQVSSPTQITGTLVVPPNAPSGSYNLLVMTGGSNTINFDPSAFTVQPPTSNFIQVQPNGVKPGNTLNGMTISVPAGSFKNAMTGIQNVWLSKGNLVLENFSNIAVQNASTFTADFSAPSSVPQGMYDMNVLENSGAMHVTIAAFEISDNVSLVERPLFNFSYFPNPAQDYLKVSYAEASTQTSFEILDLNGRLIQSYTAESTEGEMSFSISDLAKGIYVLRVKEAGTVLTVKKWQKN is encoded by the coding sequence ATGCCTAAAACATTACTTCTCTTTGTTGTTTGTTTATTTGGTGGCTCCCTCATGGCGCAGTCTTCCAGTATTCAACCGAATACTGGTAGCCAAGGACAAACTTTGCCCATTATTATATCGGGTCAAAATACCCAGTTTCAATCCGGATCTGCGACGGTACAATTGCAGTACAGTCAAGGTTCCTTTACCATTAGTCAAGGCAGTATTACTGGTTTTTCCAATATTCAGGTAAGCAGCCCAACGCAAATTACCGGAACCTTAGTAGTGCCCCCTAATGCGCCTTCAGGTAGCTATAATTTATTAGTGATGACCGGCGGCAGTAATACTATCAATTTCGATCCATCAGCTTTCACCGTGCAGCCACCTACTAGTAACTTCATTCAAGTGCAGCCCAATGGTGTGAAGCCGGGGAATACCCTCAATGGAATGACGATTTCTGTACCGGCAGGTTCCTTTAAAAATGCCATGACTGGAATTCAGAATGTATGGCTAAGTAAAGGGAATTTGGTGCTCGAGAATTTTAGCAATATCGCGGTACAAAATGCCAGCACTTTCACTGCTGACTTTAGTGCTCCTTCTAGTGTGCCTCAGGGTATGTATGATATGAATGTTTTGGAAAACAGCGGAGCCATGCATGTAACGATTGCTGCTTTTGAGATTTCGGATAATGTGAGCCTGGTGGAGCGTCCGCTTTTCAACTTCAGTTATTTCCCTAATCCTGCTCAGGATTACTTAAAGGTTTCCTATGCTGAAGCAAGCACGCAAACCAGCTTTGAGATCTTAGATTTAAATGGTCGCCTAATTCAGTCTTATACCGCTGAAAGCACAGAAGGTGAAATGAGCTTCTCCATTAGTGATCTAGCCAAAGGCATATATGTATTGCGTGTAAAAGAAGCCGGCACTGTTCTTACGGTTAAGAAGTGGCAGAAGAACTAG
- the ytxJ gene encoding bacillithiol system redox-active protein YtxJ, producing MNIRTLTDPAQFEEIDQVSEQEFAIIFKHSTRCVISAMAWNRLQRDWDEHLSDLPVYFLDLIKYRTTSDAVSRHYGVDHESPQLILLKEGRVQYQTSHNGINVKDIKELVNG from the coding sequence ATGAATATCCGGACATTAACAGATCCCGCACAGTTTGAAGAGATAGATCAGGTTTCTGAGCAGGAATTTGCCATCATCTTTAAGCATTCTACTCGCTGTGTAATCAGTGCCATGGCATGGAACCGCTTACAACGCGACTGGGATGAACATCTTTCCGATTTACCGGTTTATTTTTTAGATTTGATTAAGTATCGGACAACCTCCGATGCCGTGTCTCGTCATTACGGCGTAGACCACGAATCGCCTCAGTTGATTTTACTTAAGGAAGGCCGAGTTCAATACCAAACCTCCCATAATGGAATTAACGTTAAGGATATAAAAGAACTCGTAAATGGCTAA
- the rlmB gene encoding 23S rRNA (guanosine(2251)-2'-O)-methyltransferase RlmB: protein MTNSNTEADLLCGIRPLLEAIEAGKELDKIYIQKNLQGALFKELWGVIKEHKLPYTVVPKTRLDKFTRKNHQGVIATISVVQSVDLKEVVQATWEKGEDPLIVILDRVSDVRNLGAIARTADAVGAHALVTTMRNSAAFNMDAMKASAGALNHLPVCKESNLNETVTWLQMSGIRVVSCSEKTDQLSYDTDLTGPLALIMGSEDKGVAPERLKASDEVVKLPMLGKVGSLNVSVAAGAVLYEIVRQRNL, encoded by the coding sequence ATGACCAACTCCAATACCGAAGCCGATCTCCTATGTGGTATTAGGCCCCTTCTCGAAGCCATTGAAGCAGGAAAGGAACTCGATAAAATTTACATTCAGAAAAACTTACAAGGGGCGCTCTTCAAGGAATTGTGGGGTGTGATCAAGGAACATAAGTTACCTTATACGGTAGTTCCCAAAACCCGTCTGGATAAGTTTACCCGTAAAAATCATCAGGGGGTAATTGCCACGATTAGTGTGGTACAAAGTGTAGACCTTAAAGAAGTGGTGCAAGCTACCTGGGAAAAAGGTGAAGACCCACTGATTGTTATTCTGGACCGCGTGAGTGATGTACGGAATTTAGGGGCTATTGCTCGTACTGCAGATGCCGTGGGCGCCCATGCTCTGGTAACTACCATGCGCAATTCTGCTGCCTTTAATATGGATGCAATGAAAGCCTCGGCGGGTGCTCTCAATCACTTACCCGTTTGCAAGGAAAGTAACCTCAATGAAACAGTTACCTGGCTTCAAATGAGTGGCATTCGGGTGGTATCCTGCAGCGAAAAAACTGATCAACTATCCTACGATACGGATCTCACCGGACCCTTGGCCTTAATTATGGGATCCGAAGATAAAGGTGTAGCTCCTGAACGCTTAAAGGCCTCAGATGAAGTGGTGAAATTACCCATGCTGGGAAAGGTAGGCTCGCTCAATGTATCTGTAGCTGCCGGAGCGGTCCTCTATGAAATCGTGAGACAGAGAAATCTCTAA
- a CDS encoding T9SS type A sorting domain-containing protein: MKRGLLFSIGGLMLAGAYIWMSPAEKNYYEPREQSLNEASAQGYAEYMSRIRRNPVTGKVEEADVIAAREQLQRMAKNSSSSLSLQWTEMGPNDMGGRTRSLLFDKDNPSKMWAGSVTGGIFHSPNGGRSWIPVDDQMENLVVTDLAQGADGAIYASTGENSYLFVNTLDGAGIFKSTDGGLTFSQLASTDPSQNPNEGWTEVGKIACDPNNANRIYVASSDGLKISNDGGNSWTTEISSGTGQDIVVTKSGTVWAKVGQRIWKSTDGSAGSFNEITQTGGNTATSIGRTTDRMKIAVSPSDENYVYVLVTTGRIFDRVYQSKDGGTTWSVIGTRSALLSMVDQSPFAVMIGVDPKDKERIIVGGLTMWEWSKDNGWFQIASQNSGSTNFYVHVDLHEIQWHPTDSNTIYVGNDGGIFKSTNDGFSWTEENKGYATIQFYKMAVGFDGVMTGGTQDNGTIKIDPNSTLPKGGVRTIGITQPDGSVFDGDGGYTAISHLDQEVRFKARQYGQIGRSINSGDEYSYFYNSRMAGRYNAFSFAFADFVTPYLLWEKLEDRNSIDSIAFIADTIKMSYGFGNGNPRYSSQFTKPQSSTKFVPESFVVKAGSQVVTSDASGTLSGDGTGTFDAVTGQYTVEFNNGTSLEIRASVATSYDPGAIIIIPSETGDIPITETITNGLNPSDTFMVQDPVQSMFAVGLTAYTNASEPGNLGGGVWLTRDVLSNRTQIPEWWHIGALANGETPSCMAFSHDGDVLFVGTNFGRVVRYSNLTNARTKETADIDINYLVNPPAASNAVINDRVIFSQPNRSITSIVIDTEDPDRLIITCGNYGTNLNHVFYTENARSASLSTSGFVAKDGNLPPMPVMDAVINYNDPTGGQVILGTDLGVFTTDDITASNVSWTAENNGLANVQVFDLLQTRTIRYDLVSNTDFEGAIYAATHGRGIFRTGSTSDFVGIDEPKQAEVAAVEKLELFPNPAQNNVNVVLNLENRSDVKINVRDMSGKLVKSVSYNNLPSGTEKVSFSIQSLKNGNYVISVIKGQEVKTGKLVIVH, encoded by the coding sequence ATGAAAAGAGGATTACTTTTCTCCATCGGTGGCTTAATGCTAGCTGGAGCTTATATCTGGATGAGCCCCGCCGAAAAGAATTATTACGAGCCTCGCGAGCAGAGCCTGAATGAAGCCAGTGCTCAAGGTTACGCGGAGTATATGAGCAGGATTAGAAGAAACCCTGTTACCGGTAAAGTTGAAGAAGCAGATGTAATTGCAGCACGCGAACAATTGCAGCGTATGGCTAAAAACTCTTCTTCCAGCTTGAGCCTGCAGTGGACTGAGATGGGACCTAATGATATGGGTGGTCGTACTCGTTCGCTCCTTTTTGATAAAGATAATCCCAGTAAAATGTGGGCCGGTTCTGTAACCGGAGGTATTTTCCATAGCCCTAATGGCGGTCGTAGCTGGATTCCAGTGGATGATCAAATGGAAAACTTAGTGGTTACTGATTTAGCTCAAGGAGCTGATGGTGCCATTTATGCCAGTACCGGAGAGAATTCTTATTTATTCGTAAATACCTTAGACGGTGCCGGTATCTTTAAATCTACCGACGGCGGCCTAACTTTTAGCCAATTAGCCAGCACCGATCCTTCTCAAAACCCTAATGAGGGTTGGACTGAAGTAGGTAAAATTGCTTGTGACCCTAATAATGCCAATCGCATTTACGTGGCCAGTTCGGATGGTTTGAAAATCTCGAATGATGGCGGGAATAGCTGGACTACTGAAATTAGCTCTGGAACCGGTCAAGACATCGTAGTAACGAAGTCGGGTACTGTTTGGGCGAAAGTGGGACAAAGAATTTGGAAATCTACCGATGGTAGCGCCGGAAGTTTCAATGAAATCACCCAGACGGGTGGAAATACTGCAACTAGTATTGGTCGTACTACCGACCGTATGAAGATTGCCGTTAGCCCTTCCGATGAAAATTATGTATACGTGTTAGTAACTACCGGTCGTATTTTCGATCGTGTATACCAATCTAAAGATGGTGGTACTACTTGGTCAGTTATCGGAACGCGTTCTGCTTTATTAAGCATGGTTGATCAATCACCTTTTGCTGTGATGATTGGTGTGGATCCAAAGGATAAGGAGCGCATCATTGTGGGTGGTTTAACTATGTGGGAATGGTCCAAGGATAATGGTTGGTTCCAAATTGCTAGCCAGAACTCAGGCTCTACAAACTTTTATGTACACGTAGATTTACACGAGATTCAATGGCATCCTACCGATAGCAATACCATATACGTAGGTAATGATGGTGGTATTTTTAAATCAACTAACGACGGCTTTAGCTGGACTGAAGAGAACAAAGGTTATGCGACCATTCAGTTCTACAAAATGGCAGTTGGCTTCGATGGAGTGATGACCGGCGGTACTCAGGATAATGGTACCATTAAAATTGACCCAAATTCCACATTACCTAAAGGAGGCGTGCGTACCATTGGTATTACTCAGCCAGACGGATCTGTATTTGATGGTGATGGTGGCTATACTGCTATTTCTCACTTGGATCAAGAAGTACGTTTCAAAGCCCGTCAGTACGGTCAAATTGGACGTTCTATCAACTCTGGTGATGAATACTCTTATTTCTACAATAGTAGAATGGCTGGTCGTTACAATGCCTTCAGCTTTGCTTTTGCAGACTTCGTAACCCCTTACTTATTATGGGAGAAATTGGAAGATCGCAATAGTATCGACTCTATTGCTTTTATTGCTGATACCATTAAAATGAGCTACGGCTTTGGTAATGGTAATCCCCGCTACTCCAGCCAGTTTACTAAGCCTCAAAGTTCAACTAAGTTTGTACCTGAGTCATTTGTGGTAAAGGCCGGATCTCAAGTAGTAACCTCTGATGCCAGTGGTACCTTAAGTGGTGATGGTACTGGTACTTTTGATGCAGTTACTGGACAGTACACTGTTGAGTTCAATAATGGTACTTCTTTGGAAATTCGCGCTAGCGTTGCTACTTCCTATGATCCAGGTGCAATCATCATCATTCCAAGTGAGACTGGTGATATTCCTATTACAGAAACTATTACAAATGGTTTGAACCCTAGCGATACCTTTATGGTGCAAGATCCGGTTCAATCAATGTTTGCAGTTGGTTTAACTGCCTATACCAATGCTAGTGAGCCTGGAAACTTAGGCGGTGGTGTTTGGTTAACTCGCGATGTATTGAGCAACCGCACTCAAATCCCAGAATGGTGGCACATTGGAGCCTTAGCTAATGGTGAAACTCCATCTTGTATGGCATTCAGCCATGATGGCGACGTATTATTTGTAGGTACTAACTTTGGTCGAGTAGTACGTTATTCGAACCTAACCAATGCTCGTACCAAAGAAACTGCTGATATTGACATCAACTATTTAGTGAATCCTCCAGCCGCAAGCAATGCAGTGATAAACGATCGCGTGATTTTCAGTCAGCCTAACCGTTCTATTACTAGCATTGTAATTGATACTGAAGATCCAGATCGTTTAATTATTACTTGTGGTAATTACGGAACCAACTTGAATCACGTTTTCTACACCGAGAATGCTCGCTCAGCATCTTTGAGTACCTCAGGATTTGTGGCTAAGGATGGTAACCTACCTCCAATGCCGGTAATGGATGCTGTGATCAACTACAATGATCCAACTGGTGGTCAGGTGATCTTAGGAACTGACCTGGGTGTGTTCACCACTGATGATATTACTGCAAGCAATGTTAGCTGGACCGCTGAGAATAATGGTTTAGCCAATGTTCAGGTATTCGACCTCTTGCAAACTCGTACAATTCGTTATGACCTTGTAAGCAATACTGACTTTGAAGGAGCGATCTACGCTGCTACTCATGGTCGTGGTATCTTCCGCACTGGCTCTACTTCCGATTTTGTAGGTATTGATGAACCTAAGCAAGCTGAAGTAGCCGCAGTTGAGAAATTGGAATTATTCCCTAACCCTGCTCAAAACAATGTAAATGTTGTTCTGAATCTTGAGAATCGCAGCGATGTGAAAATCAATGTTCGCGATATGAGCGGTAAATTGGTGAAATCAGTTTCCTACAATAATCTACCTAGCGGAACTGAAAAAGTAAGCTTCTCAATTCAAAGCCTTAAAAACGGTAATTATGTAATTAGCGTAATCAAAGGTCAAGAGGTTAAAACCGGAAAATTGGTGATCGTTCACTAA